The following proteins come from a genomic window of Synechococcus sp. BIOS-E4-1:
- a CDS encoding Nif11-like leader peptide family natural product precursor encodes MSDEQLKAFLEKVKSDTCLQEKLRAADDYDAVVAVAKAAGFSITTGDLKEHHQAQPDPSNRELESAAGGNHPNTYPLSGPCDCGCGGYPSY; translated from the coding sequence ATGTCCGACGAGCAACTCAAAGCGTTCCTTGAAAAAGTCAAAAGTGACACTTGCCTTCAGGAGAAACTGAGAGCTGCTGATGATTACGATGCTGTTGTTGCTGTTGCCAAAGCTGCAGGCTTCTCCATCACCACAGGAGACTTGAAAGAGCATCATCAAGCCCAGCCAGACCCATCTAATAGGGAGCTTGAGAGTGCGGCTGGCGGCAATCACCCCAACACCTACCCACTGTCTGGGCCCTGCGATTGTGGGTGTGGCGGATATCCCAGTTACTAA
- a CDS encoding Nif11-like leader peptide family natural product precursor: protein MSEEQLKAFLEKVKADTSLQEKLKAAADVDAALTIAKETGFMISADDVRTSVSDDELEGAAGGSDDETLTDFMCEEYEGY from the coding sequence ATGTCAGAAGAGCAACTCAAAGCCTTTCTCGAAAAAGTAAAAGCTGACACCAGTCTCCAGGAAAAGCTTAAAGCTGCGGCTGATGTTGACGCAGCTCTTACAATTGCGAAAGAGACTGGGTTCATGATTTCTGCTGATGACGTTCGGACGTCAGTTTCAGATGATGAGCTGGAAGGCGCGGCTGGCGGTTCAGATGATGAAACGTTGACTGATTTCATGTGTGAGGAATATGAAGGATATTAA